In Aedes albopictus strain Foshan chromosome 3, AalbF5, whole genome shotgun sequence, the following are encoded in one genomic region:
- the LOC109411570 gene encoding sialin isoform X2 — MVLNPLKQMIKAADHIPTRLNIGIMLFLSCFVSYMLRVNMSVNLLAMVQPVQKMNQHALTLLSSNGTNANDTSISVPMPTASTVHNYGPRYNWSSHDQSVILGAYFYGYLVTSLPAGVLAERFGPRNLVGSSLAVSALLTALTPLAATYGMWTVVVNRAALGICGGVLYPALHNLVSRWAPPDEKGKFVSALMGGTFGTVVTWPLVGVLIETFGWSFAFYVPAVITAIVVTFWLIIVADSPAKHPRIQKEEQDYIIKSLGDTISKQNLLPPVLKMVTSLPFLALLVLHFGNLWGLYFLLTAAPKFMSEVLGFKLAKAGFLAALPYLARALAAFGFGSIGDYLRKKSVFSVTTIRKSFCLFSHIIPGLFLVGLIYAGFDPYVCVAIITLSLGFNGASTMTNLQNSQDLAPNFAGTLYGIINFVGTTSGFISPMLVAHFTAQRSTMDEWQYVFAIGAAAYIIPAVVFVLFGSAVVQKWNEPGQSESKQTTKQMQETY; from the exons ATCACATCCCCACCCGCTTAAACATCGGCATAATGTTGTTCCTTTCCTGTTTTGTGAGCTACATGTTGCGAGTCAACATGTCGGTAAATCTCCTAGCGATGGTCCAGCCAGTCCAGAAAATGAATCAACACGCGTTAACACTCCTGTCCAGCAACGGCACAAACGCGAATGACACCTCGATTTCCGTTCCAATGCCAACAGCATCTACCGTTCACAAC TACGGACCCCGCTACAACTGGTCCTCGCACGACCAAAGTGTGATCTTGGGTGCCTACTTTTACGGTTATCTGGTGACATCTCTACCGGCCGGAGTCCTTGCCGAGCGGTTCGGACCACGAAATTTGGTGGGCTCTTCGCTGGCAGTCAGTGCACTGCTGACGGCGCTCACTCCTCTGGCCGCTACCTATGGAATGTGGACCGTGGTGGTCAACCGGGCGGCGCTGGGAATCTGCGGG GGCGTCCTCTACCCGGCACTGCACAACCTCGTCTCACGCTGGGCTCCCCCAGATGAGAAGGGGAAATTCGTTTCCGCTCTGATGGGCGGTACCTTCGGAACCGTGGTAACGTGGCCCCTGGTTGGAGTCCTCATCGAAACGTTCGGATGGTCCTTCGCCTTCTACGTTCCGGCTGTGATAACTGCTATTGTTGTGACATTTTGGCTGATAATCGTTGCGGATTCCCCGGCCAAACATCCACGTATCCAGAAGGAAGAGCAGGACTATATCATCAAGTCTCTGGGTGATACCATTTCCAAGCAGAACTTGCTGCCGCCGGTGTTGAAGATGGTGACTTCGTTGCCGTTCCTTGCGCTTTTGGTGCTGCATTTTGGTAACCTGTGGGGATTGTACTTCCTGTTGACGGCAGCGCCCAAGTTCATGAGTGAG GTCCTTGGCTTCAAATTAGCTAAGGCTGGATTCCTCGCAGCTCTTCCGTATTTGGCACGAGCCCTAGCTGCATTTGGATTTGGAAGCATCGGTGACTATTTGAGAAAGAAATCGGTCTTCAGTGTTACCACCATCCGCAAATCATTCTGCTTATTCT CTCACATAATCCCCGGACTGTTCCTCGTGGGGCTCATCTACGCCGGGTTCGATCCGTACGTTTGCGTGGCCATCATAACCCTCTCGCTGGGTTTCAACGGCGCCTCCACCATGACCAATCTGCAGAACTCCCAGGACCTGGCGCCGAACTTCGCCGGCACACTGTATGGAATCATCAATTTTGTCGGAACGACAAGCGGCTTCATCTCGCCCATGCTGGTGGCACACTTCACTGCCCAGCGGAGCACCATGGACGAGTGGCAGTACGTGTTTGCGATCGGAGCCGCTGCCTACATCATTCCGGCCGTGGTCTTTGTCCTGTTTGGATCCGCGGTCGTACAGAAGTGGAACGAGCCCGGGCAGAGCGAGTCGAAGCAAACGACCAAGCAAATGCAAGAAACGTATTGA
- the LOC109411570 gene encoding sialin isoform X3 yields MLFLSCFVSYMLRVNMSVNLLAMVQPVQKMNQHALTLLSSNGTNANDTSISVPMPTASTVHNYGPRYNWSSHDQSVILGAYFYGYLVTSLPAGVLAERFGPRNLVGSSLAVSALLTALTPLAATYGMWTVVVNRAALGICGGVLYPALHNLVSRWAPPDEKGKFVSALMGGTFGTVVTWPLVGVLIETFGWSFAFYVPAVITAIVVTFWLIIVADSPAKHPRIQKEEQDYIIKSLGDTISKQNLLPPVLKMVTSLPFLALLVLHFGNLWGLYFLLTAAPKFMSEVLGFKLAKAGFLAALPYLARALAAFGFGSIGDYLRKKSVFSVTTIRKSFCLFSHIIPGLFLVGLIYAGFDPYVCVAIITLSLGFNGASTMTNLQNSQDLAPNFAGTLYGIINFVGTTSGFISPMLVAHFTAQRSTMDEWQYVFAIGAAAYIIPAVVFVLFGSAVVQKWNEPGQSESKQTTKQMQETY; encoded by the exons ATGTTGTTCCTTTCCTGTTTTGTGAGCTACATGTTGCGAGTCAACATGTCGGTAAATCTCCTAGCGATGGTCCAGCCAGTCCAGAAAATGAATCAACACGCGTTAACACTCCTGTCCAGCAACGGCACAAACGCGAATGACACCTCGATTTCCGTTCCAATGCCAACAGCATCTACCGTTCACAAC TACGGACCCCGCTACAACTGGTCCTCGCACGACCAAAGTGTGATCTTGGGTGCCTACTTTTACGGTTATCTGGTGACATCTCTACCGGCCGGAGTCCTTGCCGAGCGGTTCGGACCACGAAATTTGGTGGGCTCTTCGCTGGCAGTCAGTGCACTGCTGACGGCGCTCACTCCTCTGGCCGCTACCTATGGAATGTGGACCGTGGTGGTCAACCGGGCGGCGCTGGGAATCTGCGGG GGCGTCCTCTACCCGGCACTGCACAACCTCGTCTCACGCTGGGCTCCCCCAGATGAGAAGGGGAAATTCGTTTCCGCTCTGATGGGCGGTACCTTCGGAACCGTGGTAACGTGGCCCCTGGTTGGAGTCCTCATCGAAACGTTCGGATGGTCCTTCGCCTTCTACGTTCCGGCTGTGATAACTGCTATTGTTGTGACATTTTGGCTGATAATCGTTGCGGATTCCCCGGCCAAACATCCACGTATCCAGAAGGAAGAGCAGGACTATATCATCAAGTCTCTGGGTGATACCATTTCCAAGCAGAACTTGCTGCCGCCGGTGTTGAAGATGGTGACTTCGTTGCCGTTCCTTGCGCTTTTGGTGCTGCATTTTGGTAACCTGTGGGGATTGTACTTCCTGTTGACGGCAGCGCCCAAGTTCATGAGTGAG GTCCTTGGCTTCAAATTAGCTAAGGCTGGATTCCTCGCAGCTCTTCCGTATTTGGCACGAGCCCTAGCTGCATTTGGATTTGGAAGCATCGGTGACTATTTGAGAAAGAAATCGGTCTTCAGTGTTACCACCATCCGCAAATCATTCTGCTTATTCT CTCACATAATCCCCGGACTGTTCCTCGTGGGGCTCATCTACGCCGGGTTCGATCCGTACGTTTGCGTGGCCATCATAACCCTCTCGCTGGGTTTCAACGGCGCCTCCACCATGACCAATCTGCAGAACTCCCAGGACCTGGCGCCGAACTTCGCCGGCACACTGTATGGAATCATCAATTTTGTCGGAACGACAAGCGGCTTCATCTCGCCCATGCTGGTGGCACACTTCACTGCCCAGCGGAGCACCATGGACGAGTGGCAGTACGTGTTTGCGATCGGAGCCGCTGCCTACATCATTCCGGCCGTGGTCTTTGTCCTGTTTGGATCCGCGGTCGTACAGAAGTGGAACGAGCCCGGGCAGAGCGAGTCGAAGCAAACGACCAAGCAAATGCAAGAAACGTATTGA
- the LOC109411570 gene encoding sialin isoform X1 — MRTLIILITSTEKDYWTLGSSSDHIPTRLNIGIMLFLSCFVSYMLRVNMSVNLLAMVQPVQKMNQHALTLLSSNGTNANDTSISVPMPTASTVHNYGPRYNWSSHDQSVILGAYFYGYLVTSLPAGVLAERFGPRNLVGSSLAVSALLTALTPLAATYGMWTVVVNRAALGICGGVLYPALHNLVSRWAPPDEKGKFVSALMGGTFGTVVTWPLVGVLIETFGWSFAFYVPAVITAIVVTFWLIIVADSPAKHPRIQKEEQDYIIKSLGDTISKQNLLPPVLKMVTSLPFLALLVLHFGNLWGLYFLLTAAPKFMSEVLGFKLAKAGFLAALPYLARALAAFGFGSIGDYLRKKSVFSVTTIRKSFCLFSHIIPGLFLVGLIYAGFDPYVCVAIITLSLGFNGASTMTNLQNSQDLAPNFAGTLYGIINFVGTTSGFISPMLVAHFTAQRSTMDEWQYVFAIGAAAYIIPAVVFVLFGSAVVQKWNEPGQSESKQTTKQMQETY; from the exons ATGAGAACATTGATTATTTTGATTACATCGACGGAAAAGGACTATTGGACCCTCGGTAGTTCAAGTG ATCACATCCCCACCCGCTTAAACATCGGCATAATGTTGTTCCTTTCCTGTTTTGTGAGCTACATGTTGCGAGTCAACATGTCGGTAAATCTCCTAGCGATGGTCCAGCCAGTCCAGAAAATGAATCAACACGCGTTAACACTCCTGTCCAGCAACGGCACAAACGCGAATGACACCTCGATTTCCGTTCCAATGCCAACAGCATCTACCGTTCACAAC TACGGACCCCGCTACAACTGGTCCTCGCACGACCAAAGTGTGATCTTGGGTGCCTACTTTTACGGTTATCTGGTGACATCTCTACCGGCCGGAGTCCTTGCCGAGCGGTTCGGACCACGAAATTTGGTGGGCTCTTCGCTGGCAGTCAGTGCACTGCTGACGGCGCTCACTCCTCTGGCCGCTACCTATGGAATGTGGACCGTGGTGGTCAACCGGGCGGCGCTGGGAATCTGCGGG GGCGTCCTCTACCCGGCACTGCACAACCTCGTCTCACGCTGGGCTCCCCCAGATGAGAAGGGGAAATTCGTTTCCGCTCTGATGGGCGGTACCTTCGGAACCGTGGTAACGTGGCCCCTGGTTGGAGTCCTCATCGAAACGTTCGGATGGTCCTTCGCCTTCTACGTTCCGGCTGTGATAACTGCTATTGTTGTGACATTTTGGCTGATAATCGTTGCGGATTCCCCGGCCAAACATCCACGTATCCAGAAGGAAGAGCAGGACTATATCATCAAGTCTCTGGGTGATACCATTTCCAAGCAGAACTTGCTGCCGCCGGTGTTGAAGATGGTGACTTCGTTGCCGTTCCTTGCGCTTTTGGTGCTGCATTTTGGTAACCTGTGGGGATTGTACTTCCTGTTGACGGCAGCGCCCAAGTTCATGAGTGAG GTCCTTGGCTTCAAATTAGCTAAGGCTGGATTCCTCGCAGCTCTTCCGTATTTGGCACGAGCCCTAGCTGCATTTGGATTTGGAAGCATCGGTGACTATTTGAGAAAGAAATCGGTCTTCAGTGTTACCACCATCCGCAAATCATTCTGCTTATTCT CTCACATAATCCCCGGACTGTTCCTCGTGGGGCTCATCTACGCCGGGTTCGATCCGTACGTTTGCGTGGCCATCATAACCCTCTCGCTGGGTTTCAACGGCGCCTCCACCATGACCAATCTGCAGAACTCCCAGGACCTGGCGCCGAACTTCGCCGGCACACTGTATGGAATCATCAATTTTGTCGGAACGACAAGCGGCTTCATCTCGCCCATGCTGGTGGCACACTTCACTGCCCAGCGGAGCACCATGGACGAGTGGCAGTACGTGTTTGCGATCGGAGCCGCTGCCTACATCATTCCGGCCGTGGTCTTTGTCCTGTTTGGATCCGCGGTCGTACAGAAGTGGAACGAGCCCGGGCAGAGCGAGTCGAAGCAAACGACCAAGCAAATGCAAGAAACGTATTGA